In the genome of Streptomyces sp. P3, the window GGCTCCGTGGCCGAAGCCCTGTTCCAGGCTCTCGGCATAGTCGGCAGTCTGCTGCGGGGTCGGTTGCCAGCTGTCCAGGTGGAAGCCGAGGGACACCGGCCCTGCGGGTATCAGAGCGAACTCCTGCCCGTTCCGCTCGATCCGGACACGGTGAAGCGCGGCACCGAGGTGCTCTGTGGTCTCGACGCGGGTCACCCGGCCGTCCACCAAGCCGGCGGCCTCCTCGGCGACGCGGCGCGCGGTGGGCAGTTCGAAGGATCGCCACTGGTCGAAAGTGAGATCGGCGAGAGACATGGATCGCAGTGTCGCACGGAGGTCTGACACGGCTCGCGACCACCGCACTCCGGAGCCGGGCTGTGGTCGCGCAGGACTCGAAGGAATCCCGGACGCTTCGGCGGTCAAGGGGGCGAGGGGGCGGCCGCCCCGGGGTGGGGCGGCCGCCCCCTCGATGTGTCGGGCGGGTTCGGGCGGGCGAGGTCAGACGGGGCTGCGCGTCGGGAGCGGCTTGCCGTACCAGAGCTCGATCAGCCGGGCCGCGATGGAGATGCCGTAGGGGGGCAGCACGTCGCCGGACTCGAAGGCGGCGGCGAGCTCGTCACGGGAGAACCAGCGGGCCTCGTGGATCTCGTCGCCGTCGACGTCGATGTCGGTGGACGTGGCACGGGCCATGAAGCCGAGCATGAGACTCGACGGGAAGGGCCAGGGCTGGCTGGCGACGTACTCGACCTGGCCGACGGTGACGCCGGCCTCCTCGAAGACCTCGCGGCGCACGGACTGCTCGATGGACTCGCCGGGCTCGACGAAACCGGCGAGGGTCGAGAAGCGGCCCTCGGGCCAGTGGACCTGACGGCCCAGGAGGATGCGGTCCTCCTCGTCCGTGACGGCCATGATCACCGCCGGGTCGGTGCGCGGGTAGTGCTCGGCGCCGCAGGCGGGGCAGCGGCGGATGTGCCCGGCCGCGGCGATCACCGTGCGCTCGCCGCAGCGGGAGCAGAAGCGGTGGGTGCGCTGCCAGTTCTCCAGGCCCACGGCGTGCACCATCAGGCCCACGTCGCGCGGCGACAGCAGCAGACCCGCCTCGCGCAGCCCGGCCGGGCGCGCGGACTGGTCGATACGGCCGGGCAGCGTGTCCTTCTGGAGGGCGAAGTAGGTGACGCCGTCCTCGTCCGTCCCGAGGAAGTAGCGGTGCGCCTCGGTGAGGGGCGCCTCGAAGGACGGGGTCATGACGAGTTCGGTGCGGCCGTCGGACGTCTCGTCGATGAGGACCTGGCCTCCGGAGACGACGAAGCAACGGGTCGTGGGGTGGCTCCACGCCGCGGCGAGCCAGGCCTCGTCGAGCCGGTGGTGGGCGGCCCGGTCCACGCCGCTCGGCGCGGTGAGCGAGATGGGTCGATCGGCGTTCTGGTCGGTCCAGGTGGTCACGGGTACTTCCAACTCCCCCGGTGGAACGGTTGTTTCTGCGGGCGGTTCAGCGGGATGTACGGGAGGCGGCGACCGGTCGTGGAGAGGCGCGGTGCGGCTTCTTCAGTGTGCACCGCGCGCGTGGTTGCTCCGGGGCCGGTCGGGGTCGTCAGGGCGCATGACGCCAGTGCGCGGCGAGGTCGCTCCAGAGGTGTGCGGCGGTCTCGACGCCCTTGAGGAGGAGGTCCAGCTCGACCTTCTCGTTGGGCGCGTGCCAGCCGTCCGAAGGGACGGAGATGCCCAGGAAGAGCACGGGGGCGCCGAGCACCTCCTGAAGGTCGGCGGCCGGCCCCGAGCCTCCCTCGCGGGTGAAGCGGACGGGCTTGCCGAAGGCCCGGCCCATGGCGCGGACCACGGACTGCAGGGCGGGGTGGTCCAGCGGGGTCAGGCAGGGTCGCGTGGCCGGACTGAACGCGATCTCGTACCGCACGCCGGCGGGCGCCTGCTCGGCGACCCAGGCGCGGACGGCCTTCTCGACATGGTCGGGGTCCTGGCCGGCGACGAGCCGGAAGGACAGTTTCACGAAGGCCGAGGACGGGACGATCGTCTTGCTGCCGGGTCCCTGGTAGCCGCCGCCGATGCCGTTGACCTCGGCCGTGGGGCGGGCCCAGATCCGCTCCAGGGTGGTGTGCCCGGCCTCCCCGTGGGCGGCGTGCGACCGGGCGGTGCTCAGCCACTGGTCCTCGTCGAAGGGCAGCTCGGCGAAGAGCTCTCGCTCGCGGTCGGTGAGCTCGACGACGCCGTCGTAGAAACCGGGGACGGCCACGCGCGCGTGCTCGTCGTGCAGGGCGGCGACGAGGCGGGCGATCGCGGTCGCCGGGTTGGGCACCGCCCCTCCGAACGAGCCGGAGTGGATGTCCTGGTCAGGACCGTGGAACCGGATCTCGCACTCGGCGAGGCCGCGCATTCCGGTGCACACCGTGGGGGTGTCCTCGGACCACATGCCGGTGTCGGAGACGATCACTGCGTCCGCGGCGAGCCGCCCGGCCCGCTCTTCCACGAGAGCCCGGAAGTTCGGGGAGCTGGACTCCTCCTCGCCCTCGATCAGCAGCTTGAGGTTGACGGCCGGCGCGGTGCGGCCGGTTGCGGCGAGGTGGGCGCGGACGCCGAGGGTGTGGAAGAGGACCTGCCCCTTGTCGTCGGCCGCGCCGCGCGCGTGGAGGCGGTTTCCGCGGACGACGGGCTCGAAGGGGTCGGTGTCCCAGCCGTCCTCGCGGGCGGCGGGCTGAACGTCGTGGTGGCCGTAGACCAGGACGGTGGGCGCCTGCGGATCGCCGGAGGGCCACTCCGCGTAGACGGCCGGCGCGCCCGGCGTCCGCCAGACCTCGGCGGTCGGGAACCCGGTCTCCAGGAGCTTGGCGGCGAGCCAGTCCGCGCTGCGCCGTACGTCGGGGGCGTGGGCGGGCTGTGCCGACACCGACGGGATGCGCAGCCATTCGGCGAGGTCGTCGAGGAAGGCGGCGCGATGCTGCGCGACGTACGTGCGGACGGCGCTGACGGCACTGTCAACGGGATGGCTCATGGTCACGAGCCTATCGGCCCGCGTCGGCGTCCTCGCCGGGTCCTGGTGCGGGACCGACGCGCCCGGCCGGTTGGTCGCGTCCGTCCCCGGCGGCCTCCTTCCCGGTCAACAGGCGCTCCAGGGCGGGACGATCGGGCAGTCCCTGCGGTCGTACGACGTCGCCGGTGCGCACATACAGGAACGCCGCTGTGACGGATTCCACGGGCACTCCCTGCTGCTCGGCCCAGGCGAGCCGGTACAGGGCGAGCTGGAGGGGGTCCGCGGTGTGGGCGCGGTGGGTCTTCCAGTCGACGATGTCGTACGTGACCGAGTCGCCGTCGCCCTCCTTGTAGACGGCGTCGATGCGGCCCCGCACGACACGGCCGGCGAGGGCGAGCTGGAAGGGGGCCTCGACCCGGTAGGGAGTGCGGTGGGCGTACTCGGTGCGCTCGAAGGCCTCCTTGAGGGCCTCGAGGTCGTGTTCGTCGTCGATCTCGGCGTCGTGGCCCGGGAGTTCGTCCGGTTCCAGCAGGGGGAGCGTCAACTCCTCGAAACGGGCCTCCACCCAGGCGTGGAACCGGGTGCCCCGGCGTGCGGCCGGTTGCGGGGGGCGTGGCATGGGGCGCGCGAGTTCCTGCGCGAGACCGTCCGGGTCGGCGGCCAGGCGCAGGACCTGCGAGGCAGTCAGGCTCGTCGGCAGGGGCACGTCCGTGACGCTCCGGCGGGCACGCAGGAGTTCCCCGGCGAGCGCGTCGAGGTCGCGGTCCCAGGAGGCGACGGTGCGGGCCTCCTCCGGAGTGAGTGAGGTCCGGCGCGGGCGGGGTCCGGGCGCCTGTCGGGCCGTCCCCTGCTGAGGGACCGAGGGTCGGACGGGCGGGAGGACGCGGGGGCGGACGGGGGAACCGGCGGAGCTCCGCTCGTTCCCGTCCGCGGGGTCGCCCCCGGCCGGCGGGGCTCCGCGGGAGGCGGCGCCGCAGGATCCGGCCTCCAGGGGGCCGTGGCCGACGGAGTCCGCGGCGAAAGAGTCCGCGGCGAAAGGGTCCGCGTCGACGGGGTCCGCCCCGAAGAGGTCCTCGTCGAAGGGGTCGTCCTCGTCGTGGGGCGGCTCGTCGTGGCCGTCGTGGGGCGGCTCGTCGTCGTCGGGTGGTGGCGGCCAGTCGGGGTCGTCGTGGGCGTCCGGGTCGTGGGCGGCAGGGGGGCGGTCGTCCTCGTGCGGGGCGAGGTCCTCGAGGTCCTCCAGGTGGGCGAGGACGGTCTCGGCGGCGGCGCGACGGCGGGCCAGGGCGGCGTCGTCCAGCGGGAGCGGCCAGACCTGCTCGATGCTCGCCCGGTGCAGGGCGGGGTTCTCCTCGCCCTCCTCCGGCGGGTCGGCCCAGACCTCGATCTCGCCGTGTCCGGCCGCGCAGTGGTCGTGCAGGGCCAGCAGGAAGTCGGACGGGCCGCGGGGCTTCTTCTGGGCGGGTCCCCACCAGTGGCCGGAGCCCAGGAGCAGGGACCGCGGGCGGGTGAAGGTGACGTAGCCGAGGCGGAGTTCCTCGGTGTGCTGGTGGTCCTTCATGGCTTCGTGGAAGGCCTTCATGCCCCGTGCGTCCCAGGAAGCCAGGTCGGGGAGCGTGTCGGCGTCGCCGCGCAGTGCGTGCGGCAGCACCTTGGCCTGCGCGGTCCACTTCTCGCGGCCCTGTCCGCTGGGGAAGGTTCCGCTGACCAGCCCCGGGACGGCCACCACGTCCCACTCGAGGCCCTTGGACTTGTGCGCGGTGAGCACCTTGACGGTGTTCTCGCCGCCCGGAAGGGCGTTGTCGAGGCCCTTCTCGTACTGGGCGGCGGTGCGCAGGAAGCCGAGGAACGCCAGCAGGCTCGCCTCGCTCTCGCCGGCCGAGAAGGACGCGGCGATGTCCAGGAAGTTGGACAGGGTCTCCCGGCGGCGGGCGGCCAGGGCGTGCGGGGACGCCGAGAGCTCGACCTCGAGGCCGGTGACGGCGAGGACGCGGTGCAGGACGTCCATCAGGGGGTCGGCGAGGGAGCGCCGCAGGTCGCGCAGTTCGGCGGCCAGGCGCGCGAACCGCACGCGCGCGTCCGGCGAGAAGGGCAGCGCGTCGTCGTCCCCGCCGTCGCCGCCGTACAACGGCGTCTCCAGGAAGGTGTCGAGGGCGTCCGCGAGTGATATCACCTCGGACGGGTCCACCCCTTCGACGGCCTCGGCGAGGCGACGGTCCGGGTCGTCGTCGCCCCCGCGCGCGTGGCTGACGAGCCGTCGGGCCCGTCGGCCGAGGAGGGCGAGGTCGCGGGGTCCGATGCGCCAGCGCGGGCCGGTGAGCAGGCGGACCAGGGAGGCGTTGGCGCCGGGGTCCTGCAGGACCTCGCAGACGGCGACCAGGTCGGCCACCTCGGGCAGGTGCAGCAGACCGGACAGGCCGACGACCTCGACGGGGACGTCCCGCGCGACGAGTGCGCCCTGGATCTGTGCGAAGTCGGTGGCCGTCCGGCACAGGACGGCGATCTCACCGGGCGCCTTGCCGGTGCGCACCAGATGGGCGATGGAGTCGGCGATCCAGTCCATCTCCTCGGCGTGGGTGGCCAGCAGGGCGCAGCGGACCACGCCGTCGCGTTCCGCACCGGGAGCCGGGCGCAGGGCCTCCACGCCCGCGTGCATGGCGCGCAGCGGTTCGGCGAGGCCGTTGGCGAGGTCCAGGAGACGGCCGCCGCTGCGGCGGTTCTCGCTGAGCGACTGGCGGCGCGCCCGGCTGCCGTCGGCGTGCGCGAAATGCTCGGGGAAGTCGTCGAGGTTGGCCACGGAGGCGCCGCGCCAGCCGTAGATGGCCTGGCAGGGGTCGCCGACGGCGGTCACGGGGTGGCCGGCGCCGCCGCCGAAGAGTCCGGCGAGGAGCACGCGCTGGGCGACGGAGGTGTCCTGGTACTCGTCGAGGAGGACGACGCGGAACTCGTCGCGCAGGAGCGGGCCCACCTCGGGCACCTGGGCGAGCCGGGCCGCCAGGGCGATCTGGTCGCCGAAGTCGAGCAGGTCGCGTTCGCGCTTGGCGGCCCGGTAGCGCAGCACCAGGTCGGCCAGTTCGCGTCGGGCGGCGGCAGCCTCGGGGGCCTTGCGCAGGTCGGCGTTGCTGAGTCTGACGCCGTCGAGGGTGTGCAGCAGTTCCGCGTCCCACGCGCGCAGGTCCTCGGGGCGCACGAGGTGTTCGGCGAGTTCGCCGTCGAGCGTGAGGAGATCGCTGATCAGGTCGGCGAAGGAGCGGGTGAGTGACGGGTAGGGGCCCGGGGCCTCGCGCAGCACGCGCGCGGCGAGCTGGTAGCGGGTGGCGTCGGCGAGCAGGCGGGAGGTGGGCTCCAGGCCGATGCGCAGGCCGTGGTCGGCGAGGAGGCGGCCCGCGAAAGCGTGGTAGGTGGAGATGACCGGCTCGCCCGGCGGGTTGTCGGGGTCGATGACGTCGGGGTCGGTGACGCCCGCCCTGACGAGGGCCTTGCGGACGCGTTCGGCGAGTTCCCCGGCCGCCTTGTTGGTGAAGGTCAGGCCGAGGACCTGCTCGGGGGCGACCTGGCCGGTGCCGACCAGCCACACCACGCGTGCGGCCATCACCGTGGTCTTGCCCGACCCGGCTCCGGCCACGATCACCTGCGGGGCGGGCGGCGCGATGACGCAGGCCGTCTGCTCCGGGGTGAAGGGGATCCCGAGGAGCTCCTTGAGCTGCTCGGGATCGTTGATGCGGGCGGGCATGCAGAGAGGCTAGCGGCGGGCACCGACAGTCGATGACAAATCACCCTCCGCGGGGAGATGCGTGCAGGTCAGCGCGAGTGGTGCGGTCCGTCACACCATCCGCCTCCACGTACGTCTCCCCCGTCCGCCCCGTACGCGTCTCCCCGTCCGCCCCTCACTCGACGACGTGGCGCCCTTCGGGCCGGGCGCTGCACGAGGCGCGGAACGCGCAGTGCGTGCACTGCTGGCCGGCGGTGGGGGTGAACCGCTCGTCGAGGACCTTGCCGGCCGCCGTGGCGAGGAGTTCGCCGACCCATTCGCCTTCCAGCGGCCCCTGGGCCTGCACCTTGGGCAGGGTGTCGCCGCCGTCCCGCTGGGCGGCGCCCTGGCGCAGTTGGACGAGTTCGGCGCCGCCCGGTTCGGGGCGCACCCCGTCGAAGGCGTCGTCGACGGCTCCCTCACGGACCGCGAGCTGGTAGACGGCGAGCTGGGGGTGGCGCTCGACCTCGCGCGCGGTGGGCGTCTGCTTGCCCGTCTTGAAGTCGACGACATAGGCGCGGCCGTCGCCGTCCGCCTCCACGCGGTCCATCTGGCCGCGGATGCGCACCTCGTAGTCGCCCGCTTCCAGCGTGACCTCGAAGTCGTGCTCGCTGGCGACCGGTGTGCGGCCCGCGCGGTCGGTGACATGCCACTGGAGGAAACGTTCGAGCGCCACGCGCGCGTGCGCCTTCTCCTGCGTGGACTTCCACGGGGCGTCGAAGGCGAGGGCGTTCCACACGGAGTCGAGGCGCTCCATGAGGACGTCGAGGTCGGCCGGGGTGTGGCCGGAGGCGACCTCGTCGGCGAGGACGTGCACCACGTTACCGAAGCCCTGGGCGGCCGTGGCGGGCGCGTCGGCCTTCACCTCGCGGCCCAGGAACCACTGCAGGGCGCAGGTGTTGGCGAGCTGGTCGAGCGCGCTGCCGGAGAGCACGACGGGCTGCTCGCGGTCGCGCAGCGGCACCTTGCTCTCGGTCGGCTCGAACATGCCCCACCAGCGGTACGGGTGGGCGGCGGGCGCCAGGGGCCTGCCCTCCTCGTCGGCGAGCGCGGCCAGCCGGGCGAGGCGGCGGGCGGCCGCTTCCCTGAGGGGTGCGGAGACGCGCGGGTCGACCGTGGTGGCGCGCAGTTCGGCGACGAGCGCGGCGACCGACAGGGGCCGGCGGGGGCGGCCGGTGACGTCCTTCGGTTCGGCGCCGAGTTCGGTGAGGAACCGGGAGGGCTGGTCGCCGTCGTCGGCGGGCGCTTTGACGGCGGTGACGACGAGACGCTCCCGCGCGCGCGTGGCGGCGACGTAGAAGAGGCGGCGTTCCTCGGCGAGCAGCGCGCCCGGGGTGAGCGGCTCGGCGAGTCCGTCGCGCCCGATGCGGTCGGCCTCCAGGAGGGAGCCGCGGCGACGCAGGTCGGGCCACAGGCCTTCCTGGACGCCGGCCACGACGACCAGGGCCCATTCCAGGCCCTTGGCGCGGTGGGCCGTCATCAGGCGTACGGCGTCGGGGCGCACGGCCCGGCGGGCGAGGGTGTCGGCGGCGATGTCCTCGGCCTCGATCTCGGCCAGGAAGTTCAGTGCGCCCCGACCGCCGGTGCGTTCCTCCGCGCGCGCGGCGGTGGCGAACAGCGCGCACACCGCGTCCAGGTCGCGGTCGGCGTTGCGGCCCGCCGCGCCGCCGCGCCGGGCGGCCCGTTCCAGGCGGGTGGGCCAGGGTGTGCCGTCCCAGAGGTCCCACAGCGCCTCCTCGGTCGTGCCGCCGCCCGCGAGGCGTGCGCGGGCCGTCGCCAGCAGCGCGCCGAGGCGCTGGGCGCCGCGCGCGTACGTCGGGTCGTGGGCGACGAAGCGCTCGGGCTCGGCCAGGGCGCGCGCGAGCAGTTCGGCGGAGGGGGGCGGCAGCGGGTTGCCCGCGGTCCGTTCCTCCTCGCGCAGGGCCCGGCCGAGGCGGCGCAGATCGGCTGCGTCCATGCCGGCGAGGGGTGAGGCCAGCAGGGTGAGAGCGGTTTCGGTGTCGAGCCAGCCGGGCGCCTGTGCGGCATCGCCGACCGCCCCGTCCTCGGCCGTCGCACCGTGCGCGTCCTCGGGGGCCGCCGCCGTGGAGGCCGCCGCCGTGGAGGCCTCCGCCGTGGCCACCGCTCGCAGGGCCGCCAACAGGGGTGCCACCGCGGGTTCGTGGCGCAGGGGGAGGTCGTCGCCGTCGATGTCGAGGGGGACGCCGGCGGAGGTGAGGGCGCGGCGGACCGTCGGGATCGTGCGCGATCCGGCGCGCACCAGGACGGCCATCTCGCCCCAGGGCACGCCGTCCTCCAGGTGGGCGCGGCGCAGGATGTCGGCGACGTTGTCCAGTTCGGCGCCGGGCGTCGGATACGTGTAGACCTCGACCCGGCCGCCGTCCCGTGCGGCGGTCAGGTCACGGTGCGCGCGGACCTTCTCCGACGGCAGCCGGGTCAGCGGCATCCGCTGCGTCAGCAGCCGGGTGGCGGCCAGCAGAGCCGCGCCGGAGCGCCGGGAGGTGCGCAGCACCTCGACGGGGGCGGGGCGGCCGTCGAGGCGGGGGAAGGCGTGCGGGAACTCCAGGATGCCGTTCACGTCGGCGCCCCGGAAGGTGTAGATCGACTGGTCGGGGTCACCGAAGGCGACCAGGGTGCGGCCGCCGCCGGCCAGCGCCTGCAGCAGCCGGACCTGAGCCGGGTCGGTGTCCTGGTACTCGTCGACGAAGACGGCGTCGTACTGCGCGGCCAGCCGCTCGGCGACCTCGGTGCGGTGGGCGAGGAGCACGGCGCGGTGGACGAGTTCGGCGTAGTCGATCACCCCGTGCAGGTCGAGCACGTCGAGGTACTCGGCGAGGAAGGCGGCCGCGGCACGCCAGTCGGGGCGGCCGATGCGGTGGGCGAACGCGTCCAGGGACGCGGGGTCCAGGCCCAGTTCGCGGCTGCGGGCCAGCACCGCGCGGACCTCGTCGGCGAAGCCGCGGGTGGTGAGGCAGGCGCGCAGTTCGTCCGGCCAGCGCACGTGGGCGAGGCCGAGCCGTTGCAGGTCGAGCTGGCCGGCGAGCAGCTCGCGCACGGCCACGTCCTGCTCGGGACCGGACAGCAGCCGCAGCGGCTCCACGAACAGGTCGGCGTCCTGGTGGGCGCGGACCAGGGCGTAGCAGTACGAGTGGAAGGTGGTCGCCTGGGGCGCGCGGGCGGCGCCCATGCGCCGTGCCATCCGGTCGCGCAGTTCGACGGCCGCCTTACGGCTGAACGTGAGGACGAGGATGCGCGCGGGGTCGCCGCCGCCGGCGATACGGGCCGCGACGGACTCGACGAGCGTGGTGGTCTTCCCCGTGCCCGGGCCCGCGAGGACGAGCAGCGGGCCGGGGCCGTGGTCAACCACCGAGCGCTGCGCGGCGTCCAGACGAGGGGGATCCACCCGGGCGGGCGGGGTACGCACCAGTCGGTAAGCGCCACGGTTCCCCTGTCGCCCCTGGTGGGGCGACAGCCGCCTGGTGGAGGAAGAGGTGCTCACGTGGTTCGCCGGTCCTGGTGGGTGTGCTGGTCGACGGATCGTCGCCCGGGAAGGTCGGTGATCGCGGGATGAGAGGGACGCGTGCCGCAGACGCTACGCCGACGGCCGACCCGGAAGGACGTCTTCCGCTTCTTCCCTCGGGCCCCGCGCGTCCCGGGCGTCCCTCGCCCCACGAACGTACGCCATGCCACGGACGTGCCCTGTACGCACCGATTCGCCCGTACGGGCCACAGGCGCTCCCCGGTCCCGTCCGATGGCGGAAGCTGTCAGGTGTGACCCGCCGCGCGTTCGCCGCCGTCCCATCTCGCCCGTCTCATGTCGAGACGCGGGACGTGCCCTTCCGCGGCCCTGCTCGCCGCCTTCAGCGGAGTGCCCTCGGTGCGGTAGCGCTCGAGCGCCCGCAGCTCGTGCCCCGGGAGCAGCACCCCGTCCGCGCGTACGACACGCCACCACGGGACGGCCCCGCCGTAGAGCGCCATCACCCGGCCGACCTGCCTCGGGCCGCCCTCCTCCAGCCACTCGGCGACGTCCCCGTACGTCATGACCCGGCCGGGCGGGATCAGTTCCGCGACCTCGAGGACCCGCTCGGCGTACTCCGGCAGCGCTTGCGTGTACTCCGGGCGGGCGTCGTCCGGAAGGCTCTGCTCGCTCATCCGCCCCATCCTGCCCCACCGCACCGACAATGCGACGGGCTCGCGACGCAGTGTGACCCTCGCTCCCGGGCGAGGCTTCGGGCAGACTGTGCGCCCCCGCATTTGCACCCTGATGCCCCCGTGTGTCGGCGGGACATGCCACCATCGTGCGGGCGGTGACCGGTGATACGAGACCAAGAAGAGACGATGAAGCAGCAGGGCGTGCACGCAGAGGACGCGCAGGGCGCCTCTGACGCCGCGGCGCGCCCGGACATCCCCGACGAGCAACGGGAGGAGGTGCACATAGACGAGGTCGAGGGTGACGAACCCCTGCTCCCCGCGCGCGTGCACCGGCCCTCCGACCTGATGCGGCTGATGATCGGCGTGTTCGCCGTCATCGTGCTCCTGGGCATCGCCGCCTTCGCCCACGGAACCACTTCCGGCCTCGAACAGGACATCAACAAGGGCACCGGACAGGCGCCCGACCTGCTCATCAAGATCGCCGGCCTGGCGTCCAGCATCGCGATCCTGCTGGTCCCGGTCGCGTTCGCGATCGAGCGTCTGATCAAGCGGGACGGGCTGCGCATCGCCGACGGCGTGCTCGCCGCGGTCCTCGCGCACGGTGTGACACTCGCCACCGACCTGTGGGTCGCGAAGGCTGCTCCGGGCTCCATCCAGGAGGCGCTGACCCAGCCCTCCCCGGGTGACATCCACGCCCTGACCGACCCGGTGCACGGTTACCTCGCACCCGTCATCGCATACATGACCGCCGTGGGCATGTCGCGTCGCCCGCGCTGGCGCTCGGTGCTGTGGATCGTGCTGCTCCTGGACGCCTTCTCGATGCTCGTCACCGGCTACACGACGCCGTTCTCGATCATCCTCACCGTGCTGATCGGCTGGACGGTCGCGTACGGCACCCTGTACGCGGTCGGCTCGCCGAACGTGCGGCCCACCGGGCGGACGCTCATGGCGGGTCTGCGGCACGTCGGGTTCCGCCCGGTGAGCGCCTCCCGCGAGGAGACGC includes:
- a CDS encoding MGMT family protein, whose amino-acid sequence is MSEQSLPDDARPEYTQALPEYAERVLEVAELIPPGRVMTYGDVAEWLEEGGPRQVGRVMALYGGAVPWWRVVRADGVLLPGHELRALERYRTEGTPLKAASRAAEGHVPRLDMRRARWDGGERAAGHT
- a CDS encoding dipeptidase; this encodes MSHPVDSAVSAVRTYVAQHRAAFLDDLAEWLRIPSVSAQPAHAPDVRRSADWLAAKLLETGFPTAEVWRTPGAPAVYAEWPSGDPQAPTVLVYGHHDVQPAAREDGWDTDPFEPVVRGNRLHARGAADDKGQVLFHTLGVRAHLAATGRTAPAVNLKLLIEGEEESSSPNFRALVEERAGRLAADAVIVSDTGMWSEDTPTVCTGMRGLAECEIRFHGPDQDIHSGSFGGAVPNPATAIARLVAALHDEHARVAVPGFYDGVVELTDRERELFAELPFDEDQWLSTARSHAAHGEAGHTTLERIWARPTAEVNGIGGGYQGPGSKTIVPSSAFVKLSFRLVAGQDPDHVEKAVRAWVAEQAPAGVRYEIAFSPATRPCLTPLDHPALQSVVRAMGRAFGKPVRFTREGGSGPAADLQEVLGAPVLFLGISVPSDGWHAPNEKVELDLLLKGVETAAHLWSDLAAHWRHAP
- the nudC gene encoding NAD(+) diphosphatase → MTTWTDQNADRPISLTAPSGVDRAAHHRLDEAWLAAAWSHPTTRCFVVSGGQVLIDETSDGRTELVMTPSFEAPLTEAHRYFLGTDEDGVTYFALQKDTLPGRIDQSARPAGLREAGLLLSPRDVGLMVHAVGLENWQRTHRFCSRCGERTVIAAAGHIRRCPACGAEHYPRTDPAVIMAVTDEEDRILLGRQVHWPEGRFSTLAGFVEPGESIEQSVRREVFEEAGVTVGQVEYVASQPWPFPSSLMLGFMARATSTDIDVDGDEIHEARWFSRDELAAAFESGDVLPPYGISIAARLIELWYGKPLPTRSPV
- a CDS encoding ATP-dependent DNA helicase — its product is MSTSSSTRRLSPHQGRQGNRGAYRLVRTPPARVDPPRLDAAQRSVVDHGPGPLLVLAGPGTGKTTTLVESVAARIAGGGDPARILVLTFSRKAAVELRDRMARRMGAARAPQATTFHSYCYALVRAHQDADLFVEPLRLLSGPEQDVAVRELLAGQLDLQRLGLAHVRWPDELRACLTTRGFADEVRAVLARSRELGLDPASLDAFAHRIGRPDWRAAAAFLAEYLDVLDLHGVIDYAELVHRAVLLAHRTEVAERLAAQYDAVFVDEYQDTDPAQVRLLQALAGGGRTLVAFGDPDQSIYTFRGADVNGILEFPHAFPRLDGRPAPVEVLRTSRRSGAALLAATRLLTQRMPLTRLPSEKVRAHRDLTAARDGGRVEVYTYPTPGAELDNVADILRRAHLEDGVPWGEMAVLVRAGSRTIPTVRRALTSAGVPLDIDGDDLPLRHEPAVAPLLAALRAVATAEASTAAASTAAAPEDAHGATAEDGAVGDAAQAPGWLDTETALTLLASPLAGMDAADLRRLGRALREEERTAGNPLPPPSAELLARALAEPERFVAHDPTYARGAQRLGALLATARARLAGGGTTEEALWDLWDGTPWPTRLERAARRGGAAGRNADRDLDAVCALFATAARAEERTGGRGALNFLAEIEAEDIAADTLARRAVRPDAVRLMTAHRAKGLEWALVVVAGVQEGLWPDLRRRGSLLEADRIGRDGLAEPLTPGALLAEERRLFYVAATRARERLVVTAVKAPADDGDQPSRFLTELGAEPKDVTGRPRRPLSVAALVAELRATTVDPRVSAPLREAAARRLARLAALADEEGRPLAPAAHPYRWWGMFEPTESKVPLRDREQPVVLSGSALDQLANTCALQWFLGREVKADAPATAAQGFGNVVHVLADEVASGHTPADLDVLMERLDSVWNALAFDAPWKSTQEKAHARVALERFLQWHVTDRAGRTPVASEHDFEVTLEAGDYEVRIRGQMDRVEADGDGRAYVVDFKTGKQTPTAREVERHPQLAVYQLAVREGAVDDAFDGVRPEPGGAELVQLRQGAAQRDGGDTLPKVQAQGPLEGEWVGELLATAAGKVLDERFTPTAGQQCTHCAFRASCSARPEGRHVVE
- a CDS encoding UvrD-helicase domain-containing protein yields the protein MPARINDPEQLKELLGIPFTPEQTACVIAPPAPQVIVAGAGSGKTTVMAARVVWLVGTGQVAPEQVLGLTFTNKAAGELAERVRKALVRAGVTDPDVIDPDNPPGEPVISTYHAFAGRLLADHGLRIGLEPTSRLLADATRYQLAARVLREAPGPYPSLTRSFADLISDLLTLDGELAEHLVRPEDLRAWDAELLHTLDGVRLSNADLRKAPEAAAARRELADLVLRYRAAKRERDLLDFGDQIALAARLAQVPEVGPLLRDEFRVVLLDEYQDTSVAQRVLLAGLFGGGAGHPVTAVGDPCQAIYGWRGASVANLDDFPEHFAHADGSRARRQSLSENRRSGGRLLDLANGLAEPLRAMHAGVEALRPAPGAERDGVVRCALLATHAEEMDWIADSIAHLVRTGKAPGEIAVLCRTATDFAQIQGALVARDVPVEVVGLSGLLHLPEVADLVAVCEVLQDPGANASLVRLLTGPRWRIGPRDLALLGRRARRLVSHARGGDDDPDRRLAEAVEGVDPSEVISLADALDTFLETPLYGGDGGDDDALPFSPDARVRFARLAAELRDLRRSLADPLMDVLHRVLAVTGLEVELSASPHALAARRRETLSNFLDIAASFSAGESEASLLAFLGFLRTAAQYEKGLDNALPGGENTVKVLTAHKSKGLEWDVVAVPGLVSGTFPSGQGREKWTAQAKVLPHALRGDADTLPDLASWDARGMKAFHEAMKDHQHTEELRLGYVTFTRPRSLLLGSGHWWGPAQKKPRGPSDFLLALHDHCAAGHGEIEVWADPPEEGEENPALHRASIEQVWPLPLDDAALARRRAAAETVLAHLEDLEDLAPHEDDRPPAAHDPDAHDDPDWPPPPDDDEPPHDGHDEPPHDEDDPFDEDLFGADPVDADPFAADSFAADSVGHGPLEAGSCGAASRGAPPAGGDPADGNERSSAGSPVRPRVLPPVRPSVPQQGTARQAPGPRPRRTSLTPEEARTVASWDRDLDALAGELLRARRSVTDVPLPTSLTASQVLRLAADPDGLAQELARPMPRPPQPAARRGTRFHAWVEARFEELTLPLLEPDELPGHDAEIDDEHDLEALKEAFERTEYAHRTPYRVEAPFQLALAGRVVRGRIDAVYKEGDGDSVTYDIVDWKTHRAHTADPLQLALYRLAWAEQQGVPVESVTAAFLYVRTGDVVRPQGLPDRPALERLLTGKEAAGDGRDQPAGRVGPAPGPGEDADAGR